From Prionailurus bengalensis isolate Pbe53 chromosome F2, Fcat_Pben_1.1_paternal_pri, whole genome shotgun sequence, one genomic window encodes:
- the FAM83H gene encoding protein FAM83H isoform X1, producing the protein MSGRRSRARRARARRAGKAQQASGQQGPEAKPPPPAAGGPRDEVGVAPAGHVTSNKPAAQGHPRVAEPERPQVAERPVQATALGSELVLVPPADMEGCGAGGLAPGLGPELLRLHEVQLCLAQEQLLLEDRRRQVQLQLQLWQEEQLWREQLWQEEQLWREQLWQEEQLWREQLQEQQAWVRVEGLELAMALEQLRSEGLEVLQTQGQAAGPDMARRSQSSSQGDNPLAPGYLPPHYKEYYRLAVDALAEGGPEAYSRFLASEGAPAFLCPEELEHVSRHLRPPQHVAREPPEGSPPNVDMDGSSGTYWPMNSDQAVPELDLGWPLTFGFQGTEVTTLVQPPPPDSPSIKDEARRMIRSAQQVVAVVMDMFTDVDLLGEVLEAAARRVPVYILLDEMNAQHFLDMADKCRVNLHHVDFLRVRTVAGPTYYCRTGKSFKGHVKEKFLLVDCAVVMSGSYSFMWSFEKIHRSLAHVFQGELVSSFDEEFRILFAQSEPLVPSAGALARMDAYALAPYAGAGPLMGGQVTGAPTPFSFSKRAHLLFPPPREEGLGFPSFLDPDRHFLSAFRREEPTRMPAGALEPHAGLRPLSRRLDAEAGPGGELAGPRGFFQARHLEMDAFKRHSYAAADGAGAVENFAAARQVSRQTFLSHGDDFRFQTSHFHRDQLYQQHYQWDPQLAPARPQGLFEKLRAGRPGFGDHDDLALGGGPRFPELGPDGHQRLDYVPSSASREVRHGSDPALGPGPRGLEPGGAPRPNLGQRFPCQAVARLGPEAAPDAEPERRGGPEGRAGLRHWRLASYLSGCHGEDAADEGLPVPMEAEAYEDDVLVPGGRVAPGDLLPSASRGPALFPAKGGGDGLEREGPEEAGLAKQDSFRSRLNPLVQRSSRLRSSLIFSASQAEGAGGATTATAEKVQLLHKEQTVSETLGPGGEAVRSATSAKVAELLEKYKGPARDAGGAGAPVTVASHSKAVVSQAWREEVVAPGGAGSERRSLESCLLDLRDSFAQRLHQEAERQPGAATLTATQLLDTLGRSGTDRLPSRYLSAQGRSSSPQGRDSPPLEGGARQAPHAEPKGSPTSAYPEPKGSPTSAYPERRGSPVPPVPERRGSPVPPLPERRGSPVPPLPERRGSPVPPVPERRGSLTLTFSGESPKTGTAEEPAGGPMEVLRKGSLRLRQLLSPKGERRTEDEGGFPAPQENGQPESPRRPSLGRGDSAEAAAGDERSPRARMTSATANALYSSNLRDDTKAILEQISAHGQKHRGAPAPGLAHSSPELGRSPAAGGLAPDMSDKDKCSAIFRSDSPGTQGRLSRTMPASAEERDRLLRRMESMRKEKRVYSRFEVFCKKEEAGGTGATGEAPAEEDTRDRKVGKFMPKILGTFKSKK; encoded by the exons ATGTCGGGGAGACGAAGTCGGGCTCGAAGAGCCCGAGCCAGGAGGGCGGGCAAGGCACAGCAGGCCTCGGGTCAGCAGGGCCCTGAGGCCaagcccccgccccctgccgcaGGGGGCCCTCGGGACGAGGTGGGGGTGGCCCCTGCAGGGCACGTGACCAGCAACAAGCCAGCTGCCCAGGGACACCCCAGGGTGGCCGAGCCAGAGCGGCCACAAGTAGCCGAGCGGCCAGTGCAGGCCACCGCTCTGGGGTCCGAGCTGGTGTTAGTCCCCCCTGCGGACATGGAAGGCTGTGGAGCGGGGGGCCTGGCCCCGGGCCTGGGTCCCGAGCTGCTGAGGCTCCACGAGGTCCAGCTGTGCCTGGCCCAGGAGCAGCTGCTGCTGGAGGACCGGCGGCGGCAGGTGCAGCTGCAGCTGCAGCTGTGGCAGGAGGAGCAGCTGTGGAGGGAGCAGCTGTGGCAGGAGGAGCAGCTGTGGAGGGAGCAGCTGTGGCAGGAGGAGCAGCTGTGGAGGGAGCAGCTGCAGGAGCAGCAGGCCTGGGTTCGCGTGGAGGGGCTGGAGCTGGCCATGGCCCTGGAGCAACTCCGGAGCGAGGGCCTTGAGGTGCTGCAGACCCAAGGCCAG gcCGCTGGCCCCGACATGGCCCGTCGCTCCCAGAGCTCCTCGCAGGGGGACAACCCGCTGGCACCTGGGTACCTGCCGCCTCACTACAAAGAGTACTACCGCCTGGCGGTGGACGCCCTGGCTGAGGGCGGGCCAGAGGCCTACAGCCGCTTCTTGGCGTCCGAGGGGGCACCTGCCTTCCTGTGCCCTGAGGAGCTGGAGCATGTGAGCCGTCACCTGCGGCCCCCACAGCATGTTGCTCGAGAGCCCCCTGAAGGCAGTCCTCCCAATGTGGACATGGATGGCTCCTCAGGCACCTACTGGCCCATGAACTCAGACCAGGCAGTGCCCGAACTCGACCTAGGCTGGCCCCTGACCTTCGGCTTCCAGGGCACTGAGGTTACCACCCTGGTGCAGCCACCACCGCCTGACAGCCCCAGCATCAAGGATGAGGCTCGAAGGATGATCCGTTCAGCCCAGCAG GTGGTGGCCGTGGTGATGGACATGTTCACCGACGTGGACCTGCTTGGGGAAGTGCTGGAGGCAGCGGCACGCCGCGTCCCGGTCTACATCCTCCTGGATGAGATGAACGCGCAGCACTTCCTAGACATGGCCGACAAGTGCCGTGTCAACCTGCACCACGTGGAT TTCTTGCGTGTGCGCACTGTGGCGGGCCCCACCTACTACTGCCGCACTGGGAAGTCCTTCAAGGGCCACGTGAAGGAGAAGTTCCTGCTGGTGGACTGCGCCGTGGTCATGAGTGGGAGCTACAG CTTTATGTGGTCCTTCGAGAAGATCCACCGAAGCCTGGCGCACGTGTTCCAAGGCGAGCTGGTCTCCAGCTTCGATGAGGAGTTCCGCATCCTTTTCGCGCAGTCCGAGCCGCTGGTGCCCTCGGCCGGGGCGCTGGCCCGCATGGACGCTTACGCCCTGGCTCCGTACGCGGGGGCTGGGCCCCTTATGGGCGGCCAGGTGACCGGGGCGCCgacccctttctccttctctaagCGAGCGCACCTCCTGTTCCCGCCGCCCCGGGAAGAGGGCCTGGGCTTCCCCTCCTTCCTCGACCCCGACCGCCACTTCTTGTCGGCCTTCCGCCGGGAGGAGCCCACGCGGATGCCCGCGGGAGCCCTGGAGCCGCACGCGGGGCTGCGGCCGCTGTCGCGGCGGCTGGACGCCGAGGCGGGACCGGGCGGGGAGCTCGCGGGCCCGCGCGGCTTCTTCCAGGCCCGGCATCTGGAGATGGACGCCTTCAAGCGGCACAGCTACGCGGCCGCCGACGGCGCGGGCGCGGTGGAGAACTTCGCGGCCGCGCGGCAGGTGTCGCGGCAGACGTTCCTCAGCCACGGTGACGACTTCCGCTTCCAGACCAGTCACTTCCACCGCGACCAGCTCTACCAGCAGCATTACCAGTGGGACCCGCAGCTGGCGCCGGCGCGCCCTCAGGGCCTGTTCGAGAAGCTGCGCGCCGGCCGCCCCGGCTTCGGCGACCACGACGACCTCGCGCTGGGGGGCGGGCCACGCTTCCCCGAGCTCGGCCCGGACGGACACCAGCGGCTGGACTACGTGCCGTCCAGCGCGTCGCGCGAGGTGCGCCACGGCTCGGACCCCGCCTTGGGCCCCGGGCCCCGCGGCCTGGAACCCGGCGGGGCCCCGCGCCCCAACCTTGGCCAGCGCTTCCCGTGCCAGGCGGTGGCGAGGCTGGGCCCGGAGGCCGCGCCCGACGCGGAGCCCGAGCGCAGGGGCGGCCCTGAGGGGCGGGCCGGGCTGCGGCACTGGCGCTTGGCCTCCTACCTGAGCGGCTGCCATGGCGAGGACGCGGCCGACGAGGGCCTGCCGGTACCCATGGAGGCCGAGGCCTACGAAGACGATGTTCTGGTGCCCGGGGGACGAGTGGCCCCCGGGGACCTGCTCCCCTCGGCCTCCCGCGGGCCCGCACTCTTCCCGGCCAAGGGCGGTGGCGACGGCCTGGAGCGCGAGGGCCCGGAGGAGGCGGGCCTGGCCAAGCAGGACTCCTTCCGCTCGCGCCTGAACCCGCTGGTGCAGCGCAGCTCGCGCCTGCGCTCCTCGCTGATCTTCAGCGCTTCGCAGGCCGAGGGCGCGGGTGGGGCCACGACGGCCACCGCGGAGAAGGTGCAGCTGCTGCACAAGGAGCAGACGGTCAGCGAGACGCTGGGTCCCGGCGGCGAGGCCGTGCGCTCCGCCACCTCCGCCAAGGTGGCCGAGCTCCTGGAGAAATACAAGGGCCCGGCGCGTGATGCCGGAGGGGCGGGGGCTCCGGTCACAGTCGCCAGCCACAGCAAGGCTGTCGTGTCCCAGGCGTGGCGGGAGGAGGTGGTGGCGCCGGGCGGCGCAGGAAGCGAGCGCCGCAGCCTGGAGAGCTGCCTGCTGGACCTGCGCGACTCCTTCGCACAGCGGCTGCATCAGGAGGCCGAGAGGCAGCCCGGAGCGGCCACGCTCACTGCCACCCAGCTGCTAGACACGCTGGGCCGGAGCGGCACCGACCGGCTGCCCTCTCGCTACCTTTCTGCCCAGGGCCGTTCCTCCTCCCCACAAGGGCGGGACAGCCCCCCGCTGGAGGGAGGCGCCCGCCAGGCGCCCCACGCTGAGCCAAAAGGGAGCCCCACCTCTGCCTACCCTGAGCCGAAAGGGAGCCCCACCTCGGCCTATCCCGAGCGCAGGGGCAGCCCCGTGCCTCCTGTGCCAGAGCGCAGGGGCAGCCCCGTGCCCCCCTTGCCCGAGCGCAGGGGCAGCCCCGTGCCCCCCTTGCCCGAGCGCAGGGGCAGCCCCGTGCCCCCCGTGCCGGAGCGCAGAGGCAGCCTCACCCTTACCTTCTCCGGGGAGTCTCCCAAGACGGGGACCGCGGAGGAGCCGGCCGGCGGCCCCATGGAAGTCCTGCGCAAGGGCTCCCTGCGCCTCCGCCAGCTGCTGAGCCCCAAGGGTGAGCGGCGCACGGAGGATGAGGGCGGCTTCCCAGCGCCACAGGAGAACGGGCAGCCAGAGAGCCCCCGGCGGCCGTCGCTGGGCAGGGGTGATAGCGCTGAGGCTGCCGCCGGTGACGAGCGGAGCCCGCGGGCGCGCATGACCTCCGCCACGGCCAATGCCTTGTACAGCAGCAACCTGCGGGATGACACGAAAGCCATTCTGGAGCAGATCAGCGCCCACGGCCAGAAGCACCGCGGGGCCCCGGCCCCGGGCCTGGCTCACAGCAGTCCCGAACTAGGCCGCTCACCAGCTGCCGGCGGCCTGGCCCCGGACATGTCCGACAAGGACAAATGTTCTGCCATCTTCCGCTCGGACAGCCCGGGGACACAGGGCAGGCTGAGCCGCACGATGCCCGCCAGCGCGGAGGAGCGCGACCGGCTGCTGCGTCGCATGGAGAGCATGCGCAAAGAGAAACGCGTCTACAGCCGATTCGAGGTCTTCTGCAAAAAGGAAGAGGCTGGGGGCACGGGGGCAACAGGGGAGGCCCCTGCAGAGGAGGACACCAGGGACAGAAAGGTGGGCAAGTTCATGCCCAAGATCCTGGGCACCTTCAAAAGCAAGAAGTGA